One region of Mycolicibacterium lutetiense genomic DNA includes:
- a CDS encoding pirin family protein, with protein sequence MASGTSMVDIRRSADRGASTTDWLQSRHSFSFADYYDPANTHHGLLLVNNDDIVAPAAGFDTHPHRDMEIVTWVMSGQLAHADSMGNSGVIYPGLAQRMSAGTGVQHSEKNGSDSEPVHFVQMWVLPDTAGVTPSYQQQEIELTDGLTPIASGAIDAAVTLHNRDATLYGARLRPGGSVTLPQARYVHLYVARGAVTLEGSGPLTEGDAARLTDSGGQRVTADTAAEVLVWEMNAGLGGA encoded by the coding sequence ATGGCTTCGGGGACGTCCATGGTCGACATCCGGCGCTCCGCGGACCGCGGCGCGAGCACGACCGACTGGCTGCAGTCGCGGCATTCGTTTTCCTTCGCCGACTACTACGATCCGGCCAACACCCACCACGGCCTGTTGCTGGTGAACAACGACGACATCGTGGCGCCGGCGGCCGGATTTGATACCCACCCGCACCGGGACATGGAGATCGTCACCTGGGTGATGTCTGGTCAGTTGGCGCACGCGGATTCGATGGGTAACTCCGGGGTGATCTACCCGGGTCTGGCCCAGCGGATGTCGGCGGGCACCGGCGTGCAGCATTCGGAGAAGAACGGATCTGACAGCGAGCCCGTGCATTTCGTGCAGATGTGGGTTCTGCCGGATACGGCCGGGGTGACGCCGAGCTATCAGCAGCAGGAGATCGAGTTGACCGACGGGCTGACGCCGATCGCCTCCGGCGCCATCGACGCGGCGGTCACCCTGCACAACCGCGATGCCACGCTGTACGGGGCGCGCCTGCGACCCGGTGGTTCGGTCACCCTTCCGCAGGCGCGTTACGTCCACCTGTACGTCGCGCGCGGCGCGGTCACGCTGGAGGGATCCGGGCCGCTAACCGAGGGCGACGCCGCCCGGCTCACCGATTCGGGCGGACAACGCGTCACCGCGGACACCGCAGCGGAGGTCCTGGTCTGGGAGATGAATGCGGGTCTGGGCGGCGCGTAG
- a CDS encoding MFS transporter yields MRFADRVELGLRENWLQFTLLVIVNVCVGALVGLERTTVPLIGSETFGLTNDLAVFSFIIAFGVTKALTNLAAGALTARFRRKHLLLAGWAAGIPVPFMLAWGPSWSWIVAANVLLGLNQGLAWSMTVNMKIDLVGPERRGLATGLNEAAGYVAVGATALLTGYLATAYGLRPAPELIGVVFVVAGLALSLVIRDTAAHVALELERHPHPAPTGDGGLRTIFARTSWGDRSLRGASQAGLINNLNDGLTWGVFPLLFTDHGLGLAAVGLIKGLYPLLWGLGQIPTGHLADRIGRKPLIVAGMLVQAAGFGLALALLNWPMLAGVTSAIALGIGTAMVYPALIAVVSDHAHPSWRPNALGTYRFWRDTGYAVGALVAGAMGNWLGLESAVVAAGVLTAISGLLAARWITDRPRAVADL; encoded by the coding sequence ATGCGATTCGCCGACCGCGTCGAACTCGGCCTGCGGGAAAACTGGCTGCAGTTCACCCTGTTGGTGATCGTCAACGTCTGCGTCGGCGCCCTGGTGGGTCTGGAACGCACCACCGTTCCGCTGATCGGATCCGAAACCTTCGGGCTGACCAACGATCTGGCCGTGTTCTCATTCATCATCGCCTTCGGAGTGACCAAGGCGCTGACCAATCTCGCCGCCGGGGCGCTCACCGCGCGATTCCGCCGCAAGCACCTGCTGCTCGCCGGCTGGGCTGCCGGGATCCCGGTGCCGTTCATGCTCGCCTGGGGTCCGTCCTGGAGCTGGATCGTGGCGGCCAACGTGCTGCTCGGCCTCAACCAGGGTCTGGCCTGGTCGATGACGGTCAACATGAAGATCGATCTGGTGGGTCCGGAGCGGCGGGGTCTGGCCACCGGACTCAATGAGGCCGCCGGCTACGTGGCAGTCGGTGCCACCGCCCTGCTGACCGGATACCTCGCCACCGCGTACGGACTGCGCCCGGCCCCCGAGCTCATCGGTGTGGTGTTCGTCGTCGCCGGGCTCGCGCTGTCCCTGGTCATCCGCGACACCGCCGCACACGTCGCGCTGGAACTGGAGCGGCACCCGCACCCGGCTCCCACCGGCGACGGGGGATTACGAACGATCTTCGCGCGCACCAGCTGGGGCGACCGCAGCCTGCGGGGCGCCAGCCAGGCCGGCCTGATCAACAATCTCAACGACGGTCTCACCTGGGGTGTGTTCCCGCTGTTGTTCACCGATCACGGACTGGGCCTGGCCGCGGTCGGGCTGATCAAAGGGCTCTACCCGCTGCTGTGGGGGCTCGGCCAGATCCCGACCGGGCACCTCGCCGACCGGATCGGCCGCAAACCCCTCATCGTCGCCGGAATGCTGGTCCAGGCAGCCGGATTCGGGTTGGCTCTGGCGCTGCTGAACTGGCCGATGCTGGCCGGTGTCACCTCGGCGATTGCCCTCGGTATCGGCACTGCGATGGTCTATCCAGCGCTGATCGCGGTGGTCTCCGATCACGCCCACCCGAGTTGGCGGCCCAATGCCCTTGGTACCTACCGGTTCTGGCGCGATACGGGCTACGCCGTGGGCGCCCTGGTGGCCGGTGCGATGGGGAACTGGCTCGGGCTGGAGTCCGCGGTGGTCGCGGCCGGGGTGCTGACTGCGATCTCCGGCCTTCTGGCGGCCCGGTGGATCACCGACCGGCCCCGCGCCGTCGCTGACCTCTAA
- a CDS encoding NDMA-dependent alcohol dehydrogenase has translation MKTKGALLWELNSPFQVDEIDLDDPVADEVQIQMHAAGMCHSDYHLTTGATPMALPALGGHEGAGVVTKVGKNVTGIEEGDHVILAFIPACGGCPPCLKGFRSLCDRGAVLLGGKAIADGRSWIHAGGREVSPMNLLGTFAPYMTVHKDSVVKIDKDIPFETAAIMGCAVPTGFGSATNVADVKPGETVIIVGVGGIGMSALQGAVISGAKQVIAIDPNEWKREQAIKFGATHVYPSMAEAIMPVMETTYGLMGDKVIIAVGDMKGEYIEEAMILTAKTGTCVVTGMGSMMDADVKLNLFLFTMLQKTLKGNIFGGGNSHVETPRLTALYKSGLLNIDDMITRTYKLEDINQGYQDMLDGNNIRGVITFDESDW, from the coding sequence ATGAAGACCAAAGGCGCCCTGCTGTGGGAACTCAACTCGCCATTCCAGGTCGACGAGATCGACCTCGACGATCCCGTCGCGGACGAAGTGCAGATCCAGATGCATGCCGCGGGCATGTGCCACTCGGACTACCACCTGACCACCGGTGCCACCCCGATGGCGCTGCCTGCGCTCGGCGGCCACGAGGGCGCCGGCGTCGTCACCAAGGTCGGCAAGAACGTCACCGGCATCGAAGAGGGCGATCACGTCATCCTCGCCTTCATCCCGGCCTGTGGCGGCTGCCCGCCGTGTCTGAAGGGCTTCCGCTCGCTGTGCGACCGCGGGGCGGTCCTGCTCGGCGGCAAGGCAATCGCCGACGGCAGAAGCTGGATCCACGCCGGTGGCCGTGAGGTGTCGCCGATGAACCTGCTCGGCACCTTCGCGCCATACATGACCGTGCACAAGGATTCGGTCGTCAAGATCGACAAGGACATCCCGTTCGAAACCGCGGCCATCATGGGCTGCGCGGTGCCGACGGGCTTCGGTTCGGCCACCAACGTCGCCGACGTCAAGCCCGGCGAGACCGTCATCATCGTCGGTGTCGGCGGCATCGGCATGAGCGCGCTGCAGGGTGCGGTGATCTCGGGCGCCAAGCAGGTCATCGCGATCGACCCGAACGAGTGGAAGCGCGAGCAGGCCATCAAGTTCGGCGCCACCCACGTCTACCCGTCGATGGCCGAGGCCATCATGCCGGTCATGGAGACCACGTACGGCCTGATGGGCGACAAGGTCATCATCGCTGTGGGCGACATGAAGGGCGAGTACATCGAAGAGGCGATGATCCTCACCGCCAAGACCGGCACCTGCGTGGTGACGGGCATGGGTTCGATGATGGACGCCGACGTCAAGCTCAACCTGTTCCTGTTCACCATGTTGCAGAAGACGTTGAAGGGCAACATCTTCGGTGGTGGTAACTCGCACGTCGAGACTCCTCGCCTGACGGCTCTGTACAAGTCGGGCCTGCTCAATATCGACGATATGATCACGCGGACCTACAAGCTCGAGGACATCAACCAGGGCTACCAGGACATGCTGGACGGCAACAACATTCGCGGCGTCATCACGTTCGACGAGTCGGACTGGTAG
- a CDS encoding SDR family NAD(P)-dependent oxidoreductase, translating to MELNGASAIVTGGASGIGAATARQLAAKGARVVVADLQADKGEALAQEIGGVFVTVDVTNTDQIIDAVKTAADLGPLRALVNSAGVGWAQRTIGKDGEFSSAHDLGLYKKVLDINLVGTFDCIRIAATQMSKNELTDTGERGAIVNMTSVAAFDGQIGQAAYSSSKGGVVGLTLPVARDLSAVGIRVNTVAPGLIDTPIYGEGEGSEAFKAKLGQSVLFPHRLGKPDELASMVVELLTNSYMNAEVVRVDGGIRMPPK from the coding sequence GTGGAACTTAACGGAGCAAGCGCCATCGTCACCGGTGGCGCATCAGGTATCGGCGCGGCGACTGCCCGCCAGTTGGCCGCCAAGGGAGCCCGCGTTGTCGTGGCTGACCTGCAGGCAGACAAGGGCGAGGCCCTCGCGCAGGAGATCGGCGGCGTCTTTGTCACCGTCGACGTCACCAACACCGACCAGATCATCGACGCGGTCAAGACCGCAGCGGACCTCGGCCCGCTGCGCGCACTGGTGAACTCGGCCGGCGTCGGCTGGGCGCAGCGCACCATCGGCAAGGACGGCGAGTTCTCCTCGGCTCACGACCTCGGTCTGTACAAGAAGGTGCTCGACATCAACCTGGTCGGCACCTTCGACTGCATCCGCATCGCGGCCACCCAGATGAGCAAGAACGAGCTCACCGACACCGGCGAGCGCGGCGCGATCGTCAACATGACCAGCGTCGCGGCTTTCGACGGCCAGATCGGCCAGGCGGCCTACTCGTCGTCCAAGGGCGGCGTGGTCGGCCTGACCCTGCCGGTGGCCCGTGATCTGTCCGCTGTGGGCATCCGGGTCAACACCGTGGCCCCCGGCCTGATCGACACCCCGATCTACGGCGAGGGCGAGGGGTCCGAAGCTTTCAAAGCCAAGCTCGGTCAGTCGGTGCTGTTCCCGCACCGCCTCGGCAAGCCCGACGAGCTGGCCTCCATGGTCGTCGAACTGCTGACCAACTCGTACATGAACGCCGAGGTGGTCCGCGTCGACGGCGGCATCCGGATGCCACCCAAGTAA
- a CDS encoding PQQ-dependent sugar dehydrogenase, with product MRVWAARSAIALITAVALAACGTGLDTAPPSSSAPPAGPAAAPLKVPEDLAQAPLDEPRRALIPRGWTIEVIARVPKARMAAFAPDGALLVSVPDTGQVLTVRPDRGALLDGLEQPHGLAFAGPTLYVAESNRIDAYDYVDGRAVNRRTIADGLPDAKSPDLHGAYAHALKSVAVGSDDAVYFSIGSTGNISAEDRGASPPRASVMRVPPGGGPAAPFATGVRNGTGLAFAGDGSLWTAVNNRDNVADPQGRVRQDYVDDNPPESVAKLTPGRELGWPYCNPDGAPPAGFIRDMQTNADGSRLDCAALAPVEQTLPAHSAPLGMSFTELPGYGPGALIGVHGSWNRQSPQAPEVSFFGWDNGTLGPQQTLVGGFQADDGSRWGRPVAAVTGPDGAVYITDDYAGAVYRLAPPA from the coding sequence ATGCGGGTCTGGGCGGCGCGTAGCGCGATCGCGCTGATCACCGCGGTCGCCCTGGCCGCGTGTGGGACAGGCCTGGACACCGCACCACCGTCGTCGAGCGCACCGCCTGCCGGGCCGGCAGCTGCGCCGCTGAAGGTGCCGGAGGATCTCGCCCAGGCCCCACTCGACGAACCTCGCCGGGCCCTGATCCCCCGAGGTTGGACCATCGAGGTGATCGCCCGGGTGCCCAAGGCCAGGATGGCTGCGTTCGCGCCGGACGGCGCGTTGCTGGTGTCGGTGCCGGACACCGGGCAGGTGCTGACGGTGCGCCCGGACCGGGGCGCCCTGCTCGACGGGCTGGAGCAGCCGCACGGCCTCGCATTCGCCGGGCCGACACTGTATGTGGCCGAGAGCAACCGGATCGACGCCTACGACTACGTCGACGGCCGGGCCGTCAACCGCCGCACCATCGCCGATGGTCTGCCCGACGCCAAGAGTCCCGACCTGCACGGCGCCTATGCCCACGCACTCAAGAGTGTCGCGGTGGGATCCGATGATGCGGTGTATTTTTCGATCGGCTCGACGGGCAACATCTCGGCCGAGGACCGGGGCGCAAGCCCGCCGCGGGCCAGCGTCATGCGGGTGCCGCCCGGCGGTGGGCCGGCAGCACCGTTCGCCACCGGGGTGCGCAACGGAACCGGCCTGGCCTTCGCCGGTGATGGATCACTGTGGACGGCGGTGAACAATCGCGACAACGTCGCGGATCCGCAGGGCCGGGTGCGGCAGGACTATGTGGACGACAATCCGCCCGAGTCGGTTGCCAAGTTGACACCGGGACGCGAATTGGGTTGGCCGTACTGCAATCCCGACGGGGCACCGCCGGCCGGTTTCATCCGGGACATGCAGACCAACGCCGACGGCAGCCGGCTGGACTGTGCCGCACTGGCACCGGTCGAGCAGACACTGCCCGCACATTCCGCCCCGCTGGGCATGAGTTTCACCGAACTCCCCGGTTACGGTCCCGGCGCGTTGATCGGGGTGCACGGCTCATGGAACCGGCAGTCGCCACAGGCACCCGAGGTGTCGTTCTTTGGTTGGGACAATGGCACATTGGGCCCGCAGCAGACCCTGGTCGGCGGCTTCCAGGCCGACGATGGCTCGCGGTGGGGACGCCCGGTGGCCGCGGTCACCGGCCCCGACGGCGCGGTGTACATCACCGACGACTACGCCGGCGCGGTGTATCGCCTGGCTCCACCGGCTTAG